A region from the Hippoglossus hippoglossus isolate fHipHip1 chromosome 18, fHipHip1.pri, whole genome shotgun sequence genome encodes:
- the si:dkey-172j4.3 gene encoding diacylglycerol kinase eta isoform X2, with protein MTWLCQTSGCCMAPLLFRCEGAGQGDDDQLSQDDHLESSHNKKLQESGLEEEDRQHEKSVKEGILLKQTSSFQRWKRRYFKLRGRTLYYAKDCKSLIFDEVDLSDASVAETSTKNINNSFTVITPFRKLMLCAESRKEMEDWIGALRSVQKWETYEASQFNMEHFSGMHNWYACSHARPTFCNVCREALPGVTSHGLSCEVCKFKAHKRCAVRSTNNCKWTTLASIGNDIIEDEDGVSMPHQWLEGNLPVSAKCVVCDKNCGSVRRLQDWRCLWCKAIVHSSCKEQMGKVCPLGQCRVSIIPPTALNSIDSDGFWKATSASCSSPLLVLVNSKSGDNQGVKFLRKFKQLLNPAQVFDLMNGGPELGLRLFQKFVTFRILVCGGDGSVGWVLSELDKLNLHKQCQLGVLPLGTGNDLARVLGWGSLCDDDAQLLQILEKLERATTKMLDRWSVMTYEVPATSKHTPIMKEDDGLDSPLQVHITQYADSVASHLAKILDSDKHSDVISSAKFLCGTVNDFVAEVGKAYERATENKEEADAMAKKCSLLNDKLDSLVKALSEEAEAQVVPAGSVPIQETGGSSPGESGGESGSEGKSYRSKEQLMLRANSLKKALRQIIEQAEKVVDEQNRHTQVQRMSSSSSIKRENSEELKEAEPRPGSLSPTSPIVLEKPESLHTVTFNEDSVHCSEKCVMNNYFGIGLDAKISLEFNNKRDEHPKKCSSRTKNMMWYGVLGTKELVQKTYKNLEQRVQLECDGVPVPLPSLQGLAVLNIPSYAGGINFWGGTKEDNNFGAPSFDDKKLEVVAVFGSMQMAMSRVINLQHHRIAQCRQVKITILGEEGVPVQVDGEAWIQPPGIVKIVHKNRAQMLTRDRAFESTLKSWEDKRKFDSYRASRPRLNSQQSMEYLTDEECAQVQQLGIVADTLINKIREAAKTHKLVEQELAHAVNATALVLTEAKVSSPECLSRSTAVEIVNISKVLQAETRMLLDGKLLSESPEEEELRATLNSLSAELHKLDDIHWICPLMQCSEEDSVRSSKSGGSSLKLKIIPKVKKDREKLHKQKSNSSLSGTWEIKGVAEADSSGN; from the exons ATGACGTGGTTGTGTCAGACCAGTGGCTGCTGCATGGCGCCCCTGCTGTTCCGCTGCGAGGGGGCCGGGCAGGGGGACGACGACCAGCTCAGCCAGGACGACCATCTGGAGTCCAGCCACAacaagaagctgcaggagagtgggctggaggaagaggacagacaGCACGAG AAAAGTGTGAAGGAGGGAATCCTGTTGAAGCAGACCAGCTCCTTCCAGAGATGGAAGAGGAGGTACTTCAAGCTCAGAGGCCGGACCCTGTACTATGCCAAAGACTGCAAG TCCCTGATTTTCGATGAAGTGGATCTGTCGGATGCAAGTGTGGCCGAGACCAGCACCAAGAACATCAACAACAGCTTCACG GTGATCACTCCCTTTCGCAAACTGATGCTTTGTGCCGAGAGCAGGAAGGAGATGGAGGACTGGATCGGGGCGCTCAGATCCGTCCAGAAATGGGAAACCTACGAG GCCAGCCAGTTCAACATGGAGCATTTCTCCGGGATGCACAACTGGTACGCCTGCTCGCACGCCAGGCCGACCTTCTGCAACGTGTGCAGAGAGGCGCTGCCGGGCGTCACCTCCCACGGCCTGTCCTGTGAag TTTGTAAGTTCAAGGCTCATAAGCGCTGCGCAGTCCGCTCCACCAACAACTGCAAGTGGACCACACTGGCCTCCATAGGAAATGACATCATTGAGGACGAGGACGGG GTGTCCATGCCTCACCAGTGGCTGGAGGGAAACCTGCCCGTCAGTGCCAAGTGCGTCGTGTGTGACAAGAACTGCGGCAGCGTGCGGCGGCTGCAGGACTGGCGCTGCCTCTGGTGCAAAGCCATC gTCCACAGCAGCTGTAAAGAACAAATGGGGAAGGTTTGTCCCTTGGGTCAATGTCGAGTGTCAATCATCCCCCCCACTGCACTGAACAGCATCGACTCAGAtg GCTTCTGGAAGGCCACCTCGGCGTCGTGCTCCAGCCCCCTCCTCGTCCTGGTCAACTCCAAGAGTGGAGACAACCAGGGCGTCAAGTTCCTCCGCAAGTTCAAGCAGCTCCTCAACCCGGCTCAAGTCTTCGACCTGATGAACGGAGGACCGGAGCTCGG ccTTCGTCTTTTCCAGAAGTTTGTGACGTTTCGTATCCTGGTGTGCGGAGGAGACGGCAGTGTGGGCTGGGTGCTCTCGGAGCTCGATAAACTCAACCTCCATAAACAG TGCCAGCTCGGCGTGCTGCCTCTGGGCACGGGGAACGACCTGGCCCGCGTCCTGGGCTGGGGGAGCCTCTGCGACGACGACGCCCAGCTCCTGCAGATcctggagaagctggagagaGCCACCACCAAGATGCTGGACCG atggAGCGTGATGACATACGAGGTCCCGGCCACCAGCAAACACACGCCAATCATGAAGGAGGACGACGGCCTCGACTCTCCGCTGCAG GTCCACATCACTCAGTATGCAGACTCCGTGGCCTCCCACCTCGCCAAGATCCTGGACTCGGACAAACACAGCGACGTCATTTCCTCCGCCAA GTTCCTGTGTGGGACGGTGAACGATTTCGTGGCGGAGGTGGGGAAGGCGTACGAGAGAGCCACagagaacaaggaggaggcTGACGCGATGGCAAAGAAG TGTTCGCTGCTGAACGATAAGCTGGACTCCCTCGTCAAGGCCTTAAGTGAGGAAGCAGAGGCTCAG GTTGTGCCGGCAGGTTCGGTGCCCATCCAGGAGACCGGCGGCTCGAGCCCCGGGGAAAGTGGCGGCGAGTCGGGGTCAGAGGGCAAATCGTACCGGTCCAAGGAGCAGCTGATGCTCCGAGCCAACAGCCTGAAGAAAGCCCTGAGGCAGATCATCGAGCAGGCGGAGAAAG TGGTGGACGAGCAGAACCGACACACGCAGGTGCAGAGGATgtcgtcctcgtcctccatCAAGAGGGAGAACAgcgaggagctgaaggaggcCGAGCCAC GTCCGGGCAGCTTAAGTCCCACCTCCCCCATCGTCCTGGAGAAACCAGAGAGTCTCCACACCGTCACCTTCAACGAGGACTCAGT ACACTGTTCAGAAAAGTGCGTGATGAACAACTACTTCGGCATCGGCCTGGACGCCAAGATCTCCCTGGAGTTCAACAACAAGAGAGACGAGCACCCGAAGAAATGCag cagccgcacAAAAAACATGATGTGGTACGGAGTCCTGGGAACCAAAGAGCTGGTGCAGAAGACGTACAAGAACCTGGAGCAGCGAGTTCAGCTGGAG TGCGACGGCGTTCCCGTGCCTCTGCCGAGCCTGCAGGGCCTCGCCGTGCTCAACATCCCCAGCTACGCAGGCGGCATCAACTTCTGGGGCGGCACCAAGGAGGATAAT AACTTCGGGGCGCCGTCGTTCGACGACAAGAAGCTGGAGGTGGTGGCCGTGTTCGGCAGCATGCAGATGGCCATGTCCCGAGTCATCAACCTGCAGCACCACCGCATcgcacag TGCCGTCAGGTGAAGATCACCATCCTGGGGGAGGAGGGCGTCCCGGTGCAGGTGGACGGAGAAGCGTGGATCCAGCCGCCCGGCATCGTCAAGATCGTCCACAAGAACCGGGCACAGATGCTCACAAGAGACAGG GCGTTCGAGAGCACGCTGAAGTCGTGGGAGGACAAGAGGAAGTTCGACAGCTACCGCGCCTCCCGGCCCCGACTCAACTCCCAGCAGTCCATGGAGTACCTGACCGACGAGGAGTGCGCTCAGGTCCAGCAGCTCGGCATCGTGGCCGACACGCTCATCAACAA GATCCGCGAGGCGGCCAAGACccacaagctggtggagcaggAGCTGGCTCACGCCGTCAACGCCACCGCCCTCGTGCTCACCGAGGCCAAAGTGTCCAGCCCGGAG TGTCTGAGTCGCAGCACGGCGGTGGAGATCGTGAACATCAGTAAAGTTCTTCAGGCCGAGACCAGGATGCTGCTCGACGGGAAACTACTG TCGGAGtctccagaggaagaggagctccGGGCGACCCTCAACAGCCTCAGTGCCGAACTCCACAAGCTGGACGACATCCACTGGATCTGTCCGCTCATGCAGTGCTCGGAGGAG GACTCGGTGAGGAGCAGTAAGAGCGGCGGCAGCAGCTTGAAGCTGAAGATCATCCCCAAGGtgaagaaggacagagagaagctCCACAAGCAGAAGTCCAACAGTTCTCTCTCAG GAACTTGGGAAATCAAAGGTGTCGCTGAGGCCGATTCCTCAGGAAACTGA
- the si:dkey-172j4.3 gene encoding diacylglycerol kinase eta isoform X1, whose amino-acid sequence MASKLNPNVLYVAEPRESLGSPQADAERTLISGEAGEESSDSDGEQEETSHKLIRKVSTSGQIRTKKSVKEGILLKQTSSFQRWKRRYFKLRGRTLYYAKDCKSLIFDEVDLSDASVAETSTKNINNSFTVITPFRKLMLCAESRKEMEDWIGALRSVQKWETYEASQFNMEHFSGMHNWYACSHARPTFCNVCREALPGVTSHGLSCEVCKFKAHKRCAVRSTNNCKWTTLASIGNDIIEDEDGVSMPHQWLEGNLPVSAKCVVCDKNCGSVRRLQDWRCLWCKAIVHSSCKEQMGKVCPLGQCRVSIIPPTALNSIDSDGFWKATSASCSSPLLVLVNSKSGDNQGVKFLRKFKQLLNPAQVFDLMNGGPELGLRLFQKFVTFRILVCGGDGSVGWVLSELDKLNLHKQCQLGVLPLGTGNDLARVLGWGSLCDDDAQLLQILEKLERATTKMLDRWSVMTYEVPATSKHTPIMKEDDGLDSPLQVHITQYADSVASHLAKILDSDKHSDVISSAKFLCGTVNDFVAEVGKAYERATENKEEADAMAKKCSLLNDKLDSLVKALSEEAEAQVVPAGSVPIQETGGSSPGESGGESGSEGKSYRSKEQLMLRANSLKKALRQIIEQAEKVVDEQNRHTQVQRMSSSSSIKRENSEELKEAEPRPGSLSPTSPIVLEKPESLHTVTFNEDSVHCSEKCVMNNYFGIGLDAKISLEFNNKRDEHPKKCSSRTKNMMWYGVLGTKELVQKTYKNLEQRVQLECDGVPVPLPSLQGLAVLNIPSYAGGINFWGGTKEDNNFGAPSFDDKKLEVVAVFGSMQMAMSRVINLQHHRIAQCRQVKITILGEEGVPVQVDGEAWIQPPGIVKIVHKNRAQMLTRDRAFESTLKSWEDKRKFDSYRASRPRLNSQQSMEYLTDEECAQVQQLGIVADTLINKIREAAKTHKLVEQELAHAVNATALVLTEAKVSSPECLSRSTAVEIVNISKVLQAETRMLLDGKLLSESPEEEELRATLNSLSAELHKLDDIHWICPLMQCSEEDSVRSSKSGGSSLKLKIIPKVKKDREKLHKQKSNSSLSGTWEIKGVAEADSSGN is encoded by the exons AAAAGTGTGAAGGAGGGAATCCTGTTGAAGCAGACCAGCTCCTTCCAGAGATGGAAGAGGAGGTACTTCAAGCTCAGAGGCCGGACCCTGTACTATGCCAAAGACTGCAAG TCCCTGATTTTCGATGAAGTGGATCTGTCGGATGCAAGTGTGGCCGAGACCAGCACCAAGAACATCAACAACAGCTTCACG GTGATCACTCCCTTTCGCAAACTGATGCTTTGTGCCGAGAGCAGGAAGGAGATGGAGGACTGGATCGGGGCGCTCAGATCCGTCCAGAAATGGGAAACCTACGAG GCCAGCCAGTTCAACATGGAGCATTTCTCCGGGATGCACAACTGGTACGCCTGCTCGCACGCCAGGCCGACCTTCTGCAACGTGTGCAGAGAGGCGCTGCCGGGCGTCACCTCCCACGGCCTGTCCTGTGAag TTTGTAAGTTCAAGGCTCATAAGCGCTGCGCAGTCCGCTCCACCAACAACTGCAAGTGGACCACACTGGCCTCCATAGGAAATGACATCATTGAGGACGAGGACGGG GTGTCCATGCCTCACCAGTGGCTGGAGGGAAACCTGCCCGTCAGTGCCAAGTGCGTCGTGTGTGACAAGAACTGCGGCAGCGTGCGGCGGCTGCAGGACTGGCGCTGCCTCTGGTGCAAAGCCATC gTCCACAGCAGCTGTAAAGAACAAATGGGGAAGGTTTGTCCCTTGGGTCAATGTCGAGTGTCAATCATCCCCCCCACTGCACTGAACAGCATCGACTCAGAtg GCTTCTGGAAGGCCACCTCGGCGTCGTGCTCCAGCCCCCTCCTCGTCCTGGTCAACTCCAAGAGTGGAGACAACCAGGGCGTCAAGTTCCTCCGCAAGTTCAAGCAGCTCCTCAACCCGGCTCAAGTCTTCGACCTGATGAACGGAGGACCGGAGCTCGG ccTTCGTCTTTTCCAGAAGTTTGTGACGTTTCGTATCCTGGTGTGCGGAGGAGACGGCAGTGTGGGCTGGGTGCTCTCGGAGCTCGATAAACTCAACCTCCATAAACAG TGCCAGCTCGGCGTGCTGCCTCTGGGCACGGGGAACGACCTGGCCCGCGTCCTGGGCTGGGGGAGCCTCTGCGACGACGACGCCCAGCTCCTGCAGATcctggagaagctggagagaGCCACCACCAAGATGCTGGACCG atggAGCGTGATGACATACGAGGTCCCGGCCACCAGCAAACACACGCCAATCATGAAGGAGGACGACGGCCTCGACTCTCCGCTGCAG GTCCACATCACTCAGTATGCAGACTCCGTGGCCTCCCACCTCGCCAAGATCCTGGACTCGGACAAACACAGCGACGTCATTTCCTCCGCCAA GTTCCTGTGTGGGACGGTGAACGATTTCGTGGCGGAGGTGGGGAAGGCGTACGAGAGAGCCACagagaacaaggaggaggcTGACGCGATGGCAAAGAAG TGTTCGCTGCTGAACGATAAGCTGGACTCCCTCGTCAAGGCCTTAAGTGAGGAAGCAGAGGCTCAG GTTGTGCCGGCAGGTTCGGTGCCCATCCAGGAGACCGGCGGCTCGAGCCCCGGGGAAAGTGGCGGCGAGTCGGGGTCAGAGGGCAAATCGTACCGGTCCAAGGAGCAGCTGATGCTCCGAGCCAACAGCCTGAAGAAAGCCCTGAGGCAGATCATCGAGCAGGCGGAGAAAG TGGTGGACGAGCAGAACCGACACACGCAGGTGCAGAGGATgtcgtcctcgtcctccatCAAGAGGGAGAACAgcgaggagctgaaggaggcCGAGCCAC GTCCGGGCAGCTTAAGTCCCACCTCCCCCATCGTCCTGGAGAAACCAGAGAGTCTCCACACCGTCACCTTCAACGAGGACTCAGT ACACTGTTCAGAAAAGTGCGTGATGAACAACTACTTCGGCATCGGCCTGGACGCCAAGATCTCCCTGGAGTTCAACAACAAGAGAGACGAGCACCCGAAGAAATGCag cagccgcacAAAAAACATGATGTGGTACGGAGTCCTGGGAACCAAAGAGCTGGTGCAGAAGACGTACAAGAACCTGGAGCAGCGAGTTCAGCTGGAG TGCGACGGCGTTCCCGTGCCTCTGCCGAGCCTGCAGGGCCTCGCCGTGCTCAACATCCCCAGCTACGCAGGCGGCATCAACTTCTGGGGCGGCACCAAGGAGGATAAT AACTTCGGGGCGCCGTCGTTCGACGACAAGAAGCTGGAGGTGGTGGCCGTGTTCGGCAGCATGCAGATGGCCATGTCCCGAGTCATCAACCTGCAGCACCACCGCATcgcacag TGCCGTCAGGTGAAGATCACCATCCTGGGGGAGGAGGGCGTCCCGGTGCAGGTGGACGGAGAAGCGTGGATCCAGCCGCCCGGCATCGTCAAGATCGTCCACAAGAACCGGGCACAGATGCTCACAAGAGACAGG GCGTTCGAGAGCACGCTGAAGTCGTGGGAGGACAAGAGGAAGTTCGACAGCTACCGCGCCTCCCGGCCCCGACTCAACTCCCAGCAGTCCATGGAGTACCTGACCGACGAGGAGTGCGCTCAGGTCCAGCAGCTCGGCATCGTGGCCGACACGCTCATCAACAA GATCCGCGAGGCGGCCAAGACccacaagctggtggagcaggAGCTGGCTCACGCCGTCAACGCCACCGCCCTCGTGCTCACCGAGGCCAAAGTGTCCAGCCCGGAG TGTCTGAGTCGCAGCACGGCGGTGGAGATCGTGAACATCAGTAAAGTTCTTCAGGCCGAGACCAGGATGCTGCTCGACGGGAAACTACTG TCGGAGtctccagaggaagaggagctccGGGCGACCCTCAACAGCCTCAGTGCCGAACTCCACAAGCTGGACGACATCCACTGGATCTGTCCGCTCATGCAGTGCTCGGAGGAG GACTCGGTGAGGAGCAGTAAGAGCGGCGGCAGCAGCTTGAAGCTGAAGATCATCCCCAAGGtgaagaaggacagagagaagctCCACAAGCAGAAGTCCAACAGTTCTCTCTCAG GAACTTGGGAAATCAAAGGTGTCGCTGAGGCCGATTCCTCAGGAAACTGA